The following nucleotide sequence is from bacterium.
GTTGTAGTAAGTGGATTTGCAAAGGGAGTTGATAAACAAGCTCTCGATTCTGCATTAAAATACAAAGGACACAGTATAATAGTTTTACCCCAGGGTATTACCACTTTTAAATCCGGATTTAAAAAATATTACAAGCAAATTATTAATGGTGATGTTTTGGTTTTGAGCACATTCCACCCGAAAGCAAGTTGGAGTGTTCAATTGGCAATGGGGCGAAATCCAATTATTTATGGATTGGCAAAAGAAATATATGTAGCTGAATCAGGTGATAAAGGAGGTACTTGGTCGGGCGTAATTGATGGGCTTTATAAAAAAAGAACAATATTTGTCAGGAAACCTGAGTTTAATGAAAAAAATGCAAATCTTATGCTTATTCAAAAAGGCGCAGAGCCAGTTGATTTTGAAGGTAATATTGTAGAATATAAAGTAACAAGTGAGGAAACCCAGAATATAGTAGCAGAACAGAATCTTGATTACAATGGAAGTGAAAACAAAATTATAGATTTATTGAAAAAAGGAGTTTATACTTCAAGGGAAGTCATTGAGATATTAAAAATTAATTGGACAACAAGAAAAACTACAAATTACTTAAAAACAAAAAAAGATGATATTATTACAATTAAAGGTAACCCTCTAAAATTCACTCATATAAGCAGGAAGGCAAAGCCAAAACAACAGAGTTTATTTGATTTGAAATGATTTAATTGGGAAATGAAATCCCGAAATTGATAAAACAATACGATTTTACTGATGAGAATGGAGATTTTTCTTATTTAACAAAAGCATCAGCTGTTTATTTTTCTAATATTGAGGGGAATGCAATAGATTCAAATCCCTTTATGAATTAAGTAAAAGCAAGTTTAAATCTTCCAAAGAAATTGGAGAAATAGAGAATTTAATTAAAGCGTATAAAATTGTTCAAAAATCTCAATTAACAGAAAAAAATTGTTTAAACGTCATAAGATTTTTTCAAAAACATTATTGATAACAAGTGAGAGAGGAAAAATACAGAGAAGAGCCTGTTGGAGTATTTGGTACATCAAGTTTGGTTTATCTTGCAATTGAACCTGAATTTTTAGCAGGAAAAATGAAAATATTTTGTGATGATATTACAGAGTTGTTATCAGGGGTGTTAACAGAGCGGGAAGTTTTTCATTATGCATCATTAATACATTTAAAGTTTGTTCATATACATCCGTTTATGGATGGAAACGGAAGAGCGGCAAGATTACTGGAAAAGTTTTTTGTTTCTGAAAAATCAGGACAGAAATTTTGGAGAATACCATCGGAACAATATTATAAAGAGCATCAGAATGAATATTACCAGACAGTCAATATTGGGGCTAATTTTTATGAATTGGATTATTATAAATGTTCGGATTTTTTTAGTGCTCTTACCAAGTTATTTGAAAAGATAAAGCACTAAAGCCTGATTAATGTATATCAAGTAATTGAGCGGCAGGTAATTAAATTCAAAGCTATGTATTTCAAAGCGCCCGTCGCCTCATATACCGTCCCTTACACTCCAATCCATTATCAAAATTGAGGTACACATGAAAAAACTTGATCTGGGGTGCGGACCCCATACAAAATTGGAAGGTTCTGTCGGCCTGGATATAAGGCCTGCGCCGCATGTTGATGTTATACATGATCTGAATGTTTATCCCTATCCTTTTGAGGATAATGAGTTTGATTATGTAAATATGTCGCACATTATTGAACATATGAAAGAGCCGCTTAGAACTATGAATGAAGTGTATCGTATTTGTAAAAACGGTGCAACTGTAAGAATTATTACTGGCAGATCTATTTAAAAATTTCAGCAAATAACTATTTCCATACTGCTTATATTTTTGTATATTTAATATTGTAAT
It contains:
- a CDS encoding DNA-protecting protein DprA, translated to MNEELAYWVTLAHLPRIKTRIKNEIVARLFENKKSIVEFFNFTVDVWENQYNLSDSDISIIKSGIDEIPNNSFLVESLLEQGYNVLPVTSQEYSPILKKNLKYNAPPVLYTKGNLQLLKEDSIAIVGSRKANETSLLFTDNVSKKASENYKVVVSGFAKGVDKQALDSALKYKGHSIIVLPQGITTFKSGFKKYYKQIINGDVLVLSTFHPKASWSVQLAMGRNPIIYGLAKEIYVAESGDKGGTWSGVIDGLYKKRTIFVRKPEFNEKNANLMLIQKGAEPVDFEGNIVEYKVTSEETQNIVAEQNLDYNGSENKIIDLLKKGVYTSREVIEILKINWTTRKTTNYLKTKKDDIITIKGNPLKFTHISRKAKPKQQSLFDLK
- a CDS encoding Fic family protein yields the protein MREEKYREEPVGVFGTSSLVYLAIEPEFLAGKMKIFCDDITELLSGVLTEREVFHYASLIHLKFVHIHPFMDGNGRAARLLEKFFVSEKSGQKFWRIPSEQYYKEHQNEYYQTVNIGANFYELDYYKCSDFFSALTKLFEKIKH
- a CDS encoding methyltransferase domain-containing protein, with amino-acid sequence MKKLDLGCGPHTKLEGSVGLDIRPAPHVDVIHDLNVYPYPFEDNEFDYVNMSHIIEHMKEPLRTMNEVYRICKNGATVRIITGRSI